From a single Bacillus sp. NEB1478 genomic region:
- a CDS encoding YisL family protein, whose product MIIHYHVAAWFLALILFVVTYMLYKKNAGKKAKIFHMITRVLYLAILATGGHMFGSYLMDAGIVNKGPIIIKGILGITLIGLMEIILVQRKRGEVRLLNWVFFFVTFLLVLFYGYIVIG is encoded by the coding sequence ATGATTATCCATTATCACGTAGCAGCTTGGTTTCTAGCGCTTATTCTGTTTGTTGTAACGTATATGTTATACAAAAAGAATGCAGGGAAAAAGGCGAAAATTTTTCACATGATCACACGCGTTTTGTATTTAGCAATCCTGGCAACAGGCGGACACATGTTTGGAAGCTATCTAATGGACGCGGGTATTGTAAACAAAGGACCGATTATTATTAAAGGTATTCTTGGTATTACATTAATCGGTTTGATGGAAATCATCCTTGTTCAAAGAAAACGCGGCGAAGTTCGACTGCTAAATTGGGTGTTTTTCTTTGTAACCTTCTTATTAGTCTTGTTTTATGGTTACATTGTAATTGGATAA
- a CDS encoding ornithine--oxo-acid transaminase, which yields MKQTETKNTEKVISKTEQYGAHNYHPLPIVISKAEGVWVTDPEGNRYMDMLSAYSAVNQGHRHPKIIQALKDQADKVTLTSRAFHNDQLGDFYEKVSSLTKKDMVLPMNTGAEAVETAIKAVRRWAYDVKGVAENQAEIIVCEGNFHGRTMTAVSMSSDPDYQRGFGPMLPGIKVIPYGDLDALKAAITTNTAAFVLEPIQGEAGIVIPREGFLKEALDVCKQENVLFVADEIQSGLGRSGKMFACDWEQVEPDMYILGKALGGGVMPISCVAANREVLGVFNPGSHGSTFGGNPLACAVSVASVDVLVEENLVERSLKLGEYFLNELKKVNNPAIKEVRGKGLFIGVELNEAARSYCERLKEQGLLCKETHENVIRFAPPLIISEEDLEWAIERIKNVLSV from the coding sequence ATGAAACAGACAGAAACGAAGAATACGGAAAAAGTTATTTCTAAAACGGAACAATATGGTGCTCATAACTATCATCCGCTTCCGATCGTGATTTCCAAAGCTGAAGGGGTTTGGGTAACAGATCCTGAAGGAAACCGCTACATGGATATGCTCAGTGCATATTCTGCAGTAAATCAAGGACACCGTCACCCGAAAATCATTCAAGCTTTAAAAGATCAAGCAGACAAAGTAACGCTCACATCGCGTGCTTTCCATAACGATCAGCTTGGCGATTTTTATGAAAAAGTATCAAGCTTAACGAAAAAAGATATGGTTCTTCCGATGAACACTGGTGCTGAGGCAGTCGAAACAGCCATTAAAGCTGTCCGACGCTGGGCTTATGATGTAAAAGGTGTCGCTGAAAACCAAGCTGAGATCATCGTTTGTGAAGGAAACTTCCATGGACGTACGATGACAGCCGTATCTATGTCATCTGACCCTGATTATCAGCGTGGATTTGGACCAATGCTTCCCGGCATAAAAGTGATTCCATATGGTGACTTGGATGCATTAAAAGCTGCCATCACAACTAACACAGCAGCTTTTGTTTTAGAACCGATCCAGGGTGAAGCTGGAATCGTCATCCCGCGCGAAGGATTTTTAAAAGAAGCTCTTGATGTATGTAAACAAGAAAACGTGTTGTTTGTAGCTGATGAAATTCAGTCTGGTCTTGGCCGTTCTGGTAAAATGTTTGCATGTGACTGGGAGCAAGTTGAGCCAGATATGTACATTTTAGGAAAAGCACTTGGCGGCGGAGTTATGCCGATCTCTTGTGTTGCAGCTAATCGTGAAGTACTAGGCGTATTCAACCCGGGTTCACATGGTTCTACTTTCGGAGGAAACCCACTTGCTTGTGCCGTTTCAGTCGCTTCTGTTGACGTTCTGGTAGAAGAAAACTTAGTAGAACGTTCTTTAAAACTTGGAGAGTATTTCTTAAACGAACTTAAGAAGGTCAACAATCCTGCGATCAAAGAAGTCCGAGGAAAGGGATTATTTATCGGTGTTGAACTAAACGAGGCAGCGCGTTCTTACTGTGAACGATTAAAAGAACAAGGGTTGCTTTGTAAAGAAACACACGAAAACGTAATCCGTTTTGCACCTCCGTTAATCATCTCTGAAGAAGATTTGGAATGGGCAATTGAGCGAATCAAGAACGTATTGTCCGTATAA
- a CDS encoding SDR family oxidoreductase has protein sequence MDLGLKGKNVLVLASSKGLGKACALQFAKEGANVMLTSRDEELLSETAEAINIETGSNVRYKKCDITQRNEIDELVAETVETFGSIDVLVNNAGGPPAGGFNDFEDEHWQGAFELTLLSLVRTVRAVTPNMVKNGGGRIVNIASSSFKQPIDGLILSNTFRTAINGLSKSLSQELGKDNILINTIGPGRIGTDRVGELDQMAAEKKGISTEDVKASVVGGIPLGRYGTPEEFAKMVVFLCSGANSYITGQSLLIDGGMVKAL, from the coding sequence ATGGATTTAGGATTAAAAGGGAAAAACGTATTAGTTCTAGCGTCTAGCAAAGGACTCGGAAAAGCTTGTGCCTTGCAGTTTGCGAAAGAAGGTGCAAACGTGATGCTGACGAGCCGCGATGAAGAGCTGCTTTCAGAAACAGCGGAAGCGATTAACATAGAAACAGGTTCGAACGTTCGTTATAAAAAGTGCGATATTACACAGCGAAACGAGATTGATGAGCTCGTTGCAGAAACAGTTGAAACCTTCGGAAGTATCGATGTATTAGTCAATAATGCTGGTGGTCCTCCTGCTGGAGGGTTTAATGATTTTGAAGACGAACATTGGCAAGGAGCGTTTGAGCTGACACTGTTAAGTCTTGTCAGGACAGTACGTGCTGTCACACCAAACATGGTTAAAAATGGCGGTGGACGAATTGTAAATATCGCATCCTCTTCATTTAAGCAGCCGATCGACGGACTGATATTATCGAATACGTTCCGAACGGCAATTAATGGTCTTTCTAAAAGTTTGTCCCAAGAATTAGGGAAAGACAATATTCTGATTAATACGATTGGACCTGGCCGAATCGGAACTGATCGGGTAGGAGAACTGGACCAAATGGCAGCCGAGAAAAAAGGTATTTCAACAGAAGACGTGAAAGCAAGTGTAGTGGGAGGAATCCCCCTTGGACGTTATGGGACACCTGAAGAATTTGCTAAAATGGTCGTCTTTTTATGCTCAGGCGCTAATTCATATATAACCGGACAATCTTTGTTAATAGACGGCGGTATGGTAAAAGCATTGTAA
- a CDS encoding NAD-dependent succinate-semialdehyde dehydrogenase, whose amino-acid sequence MDKLLYINGSWTGSDLEKIEVYNPANGEVVGTVPSCGKDETNAAIDAAHHAFAGWSKLTAYERADYLMKLHDLMVEEKDELAELMTLEMGKPLKESAGEVLYAASFIKWYAEEGKRIYGRTIPSSGQNKRMQVLKQPVGVVAAITPWNFPAAMITRKLGPALAAGCTFIVKPPKETPLTAIKLVELADKAGFPKGVINLVTGASSVIGKAIMDSDKVRKVTFTGSTEIGKKLIEQSAATVKNVSMELGGHAPAVVLDDADLKKAVAGVVASKFRNAGQTCICINRVYVHEDIYDEFTALVAAEAKKLKVGNGLVEGTDIGPIINKDGYEKIAEHVENAVSNGAECVTGGKGTAENGAYYYEPTVLKNVNQDMLIMNEETFGPVIPIHKISTIEEGIMLANKSPFGLAAYVYTESLSKGTQVVEGLDYGIIGWNDGVPSAAQAPFGGMKESGLGREGGIEGMEAYLETKYVSYVL is encoded by the coding sequence ATGGATAAACTGCTTTATATTAATGGTTCTTGGACAGGAAGCGATCTTGAAAAGATAGAGGTTTATAACCCGGCAAATGGTGAAGTAGTTGGAACCGTGCCTTCATGTGGAAAAGACGAAACGAATGCTGCTATCGATGCAGCTCATCATGCATTTGCAGGATGGTCAAAATTAACCGCATATGAGCGGGCTGACTATCTTATGAAGCTGCATGATTTAATGGTTGAAGAAAAAGATGAACTTGCTGAACTGATGACATTGGAGATGGGTAAACCATTAAAAGAATCTGCAGGTGAAGTACTGTATGCCGCGTCATTTATAAAATGGTATGCGGAAGAAGGAAAGCGGATATACGGCAGAACGATTCCTTCGAGCGGTCAAAATAAGAGAATGCAAGTCTTGAAACAGCCAGTGGGGGTTGTTGCCGCGATTACCCCGTGGAACTTTCCGGCTGCTATGATTACAAGAAAACTAGGACCGGCGCTTGCAGCAGGTTGTACATTTATCGTGAAGCCTCCAAAAGAAACCCCTTTGACGGCCATTAAACTAGTAGAACTGGCTGACAAGGCAGGCTTTCCTAAAGGGGTTATCAACCTTGTAACTGGAGCTTCATCTGTGATCGGAAAAGCGATCATGGACAGTGATAAAGTAAGAAAAGTAACATTTACAGGTTCTACTGAAATCGGCAAAAAACTGATCGAGCAAAGTGCTGCAACCGTAAAGAACGTATCTATGGAGCTAGGCGGGCATGCACCAGCCGTTGTGCTAGATGACGCAGATCTGAAAAAAGCAGTTGCGGGAGTTGTAGCTTCAAAGTTTCGTAATGCTGGTCAAACATGTATTTGTATAAACAGAGTATATGTGCATGAAGATATATATGATGAATTCACAGCACTCGTAGCTGCAGAAGCGAAAAAGCTAAAAGTTGGAAACGGGCTTGTAGAAGGAACAGATATCGGACCAATCATCAACAAAGATGGATATGAAAAAATAGCGGAACATGTTGAGAACGCTGTTTCGAATGGCGCAGAGTGTGTGACTGGCGGGAAGGGAACAGCTGAAAACGGCGCATATTATTATGAGCCAACGGTGCTGAAAAATGTGAACCAAGATATGCTGATCATGAACGAAGAAACATTCGGGCCTGTTATACCCATTCATAAGATTTCAACAATTGAAGAAGGTATTATGCTTGCGAACAAAAGCCCATTCGGCCTAGCGGCATACGTCTACACAGAAAGCTTATCAAAAGGGACACAAGTAGTAGAAGGTCTGGATTATGGAATCATCGGATGGAATGATGGCGTTCCATCAGCCGCACAAGCGCCGTTTGGCGGAATGAAAGAAAGCGGCCTAGGCCGTGAAGGCGGAATTGAAGGAATGGAAGCTTATTTAGAAACAAAATATGTAAGTTATGTTTTATAA
- a CDS encoding fumarylacetoacetate hydrolase family protein, whose protein sequence is MKFATGLHNENLFIGAVKGESIINLTDLAQHNDKNFPGTLLEGVEQGPSFVSLAEELISRFDVSDFTYSLETIELLAPIPRPSKNVFCIGKNYRDHAIEMGSEADIPEDIMVFSKAPTSIIGHKKGIPSHVNLTDQLDYEGELAIIIGKKGIHISKEEAMNYIFGYSIINDVTARDLQQKHKQFLIGKSLDGTCPMGPWIVHHSEIPNPEKLSIQTKVNGEQRQDGNTRDFIFDIPTMIAELSKGMTLEAGDIIATGTPAGVGKGMKPPVFLKSGDTIEITIEGIGTLSNEIVE, encoded by the coding sequence ATGAAATTTGCAACCGGGCTTCATAATGAAAATCTATTCATTGGTGCAGTTAAAGGCGAGAGTATCATCAACCTTACTGACTTGGCACAACATAATGATAAAAACTTTCCAGGAACCCTTTTAGAAGGTGTTGAACAAGGTCCTTCCTTTGTTTCGCTGGCAGAGGAGTTAATTTCGCGTTTTGATGTAAGTGATTTTACGTATTCTTTAGAAACAATCGAATTATTAGCACCTATTCCAAGACCATCAAAAAATGTATTCTGCATCGGAAAAAACTATCGTGATCATGCAATTGAGATGGGGAGCGAGGCTGATATTCCAGAGGATATTATGGTGTTTTCAAAAGCCCCTACATCCATTATTGGTCATAAAAAAGGAATTCCAAGCCATGTGAATCTGACAGATCAGCTCGATTATGAAGGTGAACTTGCCATAATCATTGGAAAAAAGGGTATTCATATCTCTAAGGAAGAAGCTATGAATTATATTTTTGGCTATTCGATTATCAATGATGTTACAGCACGCGATCTGCAGCAAAAGCATAAACAGTTTTTGATCGGAAAAAGCCTGGATGGCACATGTCCAATGGGGCCATGGATTGTTCATCATTCTGAAATCCCGAATCCAGAGAAATTATCAATTCAGACGAAAGTAAATGGCGAGCAAAGACAAGACGGTAACACGAGAGATTTTATTTTTGACATCCCGACTATGATAGCTGAACTGTCAAAAGGAATGACACTTGAAGCAGGAGATATTATTGCAACAGGTACTCCTGCCGGTGTTGGAAAAGGTATGAAACCGCCTGTGTTTCTAAAAAGTGGTGACACGATAGAAATTACAATAGAAGGAATCGGGACACTCAGTAATGAAATAGTAGAATGA
- a CDS encoding B12-binding domain-containing radical SAM protein: protein MKTVLSTLNAKYIHTCLALRYLKAYSEPDFPITIREFTIKDPSLNIVTDLFNQQPDVLGFSCYIWNIEETIKVIQMFKKIKPETKIVLGGPEVSYDVAYWLDRIPEVDFIVVNEGEETFKHLLSEIQNESQFQKVAGLAYRKEGKPKINGPREKLDLKTVTSPFRFEEDVQDLSKRITYFETSRGCPYSCAFCLSSIEVGVRYFHPDAVKEDLIFLMDNGAKIIKFVDRTFNIRRDYALDMFSFLIENRRPGVVFQFEITADIMRPEVIDYLNEHAPKGLFRFEIGVQSTNDAVNLLVERRQNFEKLTRTVTTVRDGGKIVQHLDLIAGLPKEDYTSFRKTFNDVFAFGIEEVQLGFLKMLRGTGLRLTAAQHDYVYMDHSPYEILGNNVLSFEEIIRIKQVEDVLEKYWNDHRMDHTVKYLINHVFESPFDFFQEFGTYWETRGWSRIGHQLEDLYKRLIAFLTEAAPHSLPVAESLMKLDYLERQQFKPRKPWWEHTQNKEESSKVLTILANEPDLIDGFPIMTEKDLHKHGFVTEAAIDPLSDQLKPNETISYILIALFDPKLDNTQIFTLPKSAFQIKKDA from the coding sequence ATGAAAACTGTACTAAGTACGTTAAATGCAAAATATATACACACTTGTCTGGCACTTCGCTATTTAAAAGCTTACAGCGAGCCTGATTTTCCTATAACGATCCGCGAATTTACGATAAAAGATCCTTCTTTAAATATCGTCACTGACTTGTTTAATCAGCAGCCTGATGTTCTCGGATTCAGCTGCTATATCTGGAACATTGAAGAAACGATTAAAGTCATTCAAATGTTTAAGAAGATCAAGCCTGAGACGAAGATCGTTCTTGGAGGCCCCGAAGTTTCTTATGATGTTGCTTACTGGCTTGACCGTATTCCTGAAGTTGATTTTATCGTGGTCAACGAAGGAGAAGAAACTTTTAAACATTTGTTGAGCGAGATTCAAAATGAAAGTCAGTTTCAAAAAGTAGCTGGTTTAGCTTACCGGAAAGAAGGAAAACCAAAAATCAACGGTCCTCGTGAAAAATTAGACCTAAAAACAGTCACTTCTCCTTTCCGTTTTGAAGAAGATGTTCAGGATCTTTCTAAAAGGATTACTTATTTTGAAACGAGCCGTGGATGCCCATACTCTTGTGCATTTTGTTTATCTTCTATTGAAGTTGGAGTACGTTATTTTCATCCTGATGCTGTAAAAGAAGATCTAATCTTTTTGATGGATAACGGAGCAAAAATCATTAAATTCGTCGATCGCACGTTTAACATTCGCCGTGATTATGCACTCGACATGTTTTCCTTTTTAATAGAGAATCGAAGACCCGGGGTCGTGTTCCAGTTCGAGATCACGGCAGATATTATGCGGCCTGAAGTCATTGACTATTTAAATGAACACGCGCCAAAAGGACTATTCCGTTTCGAAATTGGTGTTCAATCAACAAATGACGCGGTTAACCTTCTTGTAGAACGCAGACAAAACTTTGAGAAGCTTACCCGTACGGTTACGACCGTTCGTGATGGTGGAAAAATTGTACAGCATTTAGATTTAATCGCTGGGTTGCCTAAAGAAGATTACACATCTTTCCGAAAAACATTCAATGATGTTTTCGCATTCGGCATCGAAGAAGTTCAGCTTGGATTCTTAAAAATGCTTCGAGGGACTGGGCTTCGTCTTACAGCAGCTCAACATGATTATGTTTATATGGATCATTCTCCATATGAAATTCTAGGGAATAATGTTTTATCGTTTGAGGAAATTATTCGTATTAAACAAGTAGAAGATGTATTGGAAAAATATTGGAACGATCATCGAATGGATCATACAGTAAAATATTTGATCAACCATGTATTTGAATCACCTTTCGATTTCTTCCAAGAATTTGGAACGTATTGGGAAACAAGAGGCTGGTCTCGTATCGGCCATCAGCTCGAGGATTTATATAAACGGCTTATCGCGTTTTTAACAGAAGCTGCACCACACTCTCTACCGGTTGCAGAAAGTTTAATGAAGCTTGATTATTTAGAGCGTCAGCAATTCAAACCACGTAAGCCATGGTGGGAACACACTCAAAACAAAGAGGAATCCTCAAAAGTCCTTACTATTCTTGCAAATGAACCTGATTTAATTGACGGTTTTCCAATTATGACAGAGAAAGATCTTCATAAGCATGGATTCGTTACAGAAGCGGCGATTGATCCGTTGTCAGATCAGCTAAAGCCGAATGAAACAATTTCTTATATACTCATTGCGTTATTCGATCCAAAACTGGATAACACACAAATTTTCACGTTGCCAAAATCTGCTTTTCAAATAAAAAAGGATGCGTAA
- a CDS encoding efflux RND transporter periplasmic adaptor subunit, which yields MPSKKDHLFVISFLAQDESALTEGQKADIVIPETLSANAVSVPQNAVIKNDGKQYMYTIDKDKLYKVNVITGLKQKGVIEIKKGLKKNEAVVVNPSKVFVSGEPAFSLK from the coding sequence ATGCCTTCAAAGAAAGATCATCTATTTGTGATTTCTTTTCTTGCACAAGACGAATCGGCTTTAACGGAAGGACAGAAAGCTGATATCGTCATTCCTGAAACCTTATCTGCTAATGCAGTGAGTGTTCCGCAAAATGCAGTTATTAAAAATGATGGCAAACAATATATGTATACGATTGATAAAGACAAACTATATAAAGTAAACGTTATAACAGGATTAAAACAAAAAGGTGTCATTGAGATTAAAAAAGGACTTAAAAAGAATGAAGCAGTTGTGGTAAACCCTTCTAAAGTCTTCGTCTCAGGTGAGCCCGCTTTTAGCTTAAAATAA
- a CDS encoding efflux RND transporter periplasmic adaptor subunit, giving the protein MNKWKWISAGVIAALLLTMNIMLFDREKTTAVEAPRLETELSKERDFIKKWEVTGLAKSKNTFDVHHNPSLGSIKEIQVTEGETVTSGQTIATYENNDLEKELRNLKREKEAADVKASHYSSEITDWQSELSSFDEEKDTADTKVMIQKQLADAELQADLAEKESAVLFDEILELEKKLDEQSVKSPVDGVVTVVNGSDSEKPLVEIVGQGNYEIQAEVNGDIASIVKTGDEVEFATSASKKKQKATVQL; this is encoded by the coding sequence ATGAATAAATGGAAGTGGATTTCAGCAGGTGTAATCGCTGCTCTCCTATTAACAATGAATATTATGCTGTTTGATCGAGAAAAAACAACTGCAGTAGAGGCACCAAGACTTGAAACGGAACTATCAAAAGAACGTGATTTTATTAAAAAGTGGGAAGTTACAGGATTAGCTAAGTCCAAAAATACGTTTGATGTACATCACAATCCATCTCTTGGCTCGATAAAAGAGATACAGGTTACTGAAGGAGAAACCGTTACTTCTGGTCAAACGATAGCAACTTATGAAAATAATGATTTAGAAAAAGAACTTCGCAATCTAAAAAGAGAAAAAGAAGCGGCAGACGTAAAAGCGAGTCATTATTCAAGTGAAATTACAGACTGGCAAAGTGAATTGTCCAGTTTTGATGAAGAAAAAGATACGGCAGATACAAAAGTTATGATACAAAAACAGCTGGCAGATGCTGAGCTGCAAGCAGACTTAGCTGAAAAAGAAAGTGCCGTATTGTTTGATGAAATACTGGAGTTAGAAAAAAAGCTAGACGAGCAATCTGTTAAAAGCCCGGTAGATGGTGTTGTCACAGTAGTAAATGGAAGCGATAGCGAAAAACCGCTTGTAGAAATTGTTGGACAAGGCAATTATGAAATACAGGCAGAAGTGAACGGGGATATCGCGAGCATTGTGAAAACCGGTGATGAAGTTGAATTTGCAACATCAGCTTCTAAAAAGAAGCAAAAGGCAACGGTTCAACTATAA
- a CDS encoding spore germination protein gives MTFFKKPKKLKQVMQENKEANEQSVQNSSNNDTKIDAQNGSQIESKDISVVGQMTIEELVEEVKKPFSNTEDMVTHWITLPSDNTKIAFLFLDSIIDKSILKLHILNPFFELKEDIDKLSFEEIAQIELKKQEDFTQVPQLLLQSNALVFTKDTSCYYSVLAPVKTQRDIKEPDNEAIIRGSHEGFIESMTMNLALIRKRLKSPKLTFKYYRVGKETHTNIAMAFVENIANPDHVKEVERRITSIEADAVYTPGNIEESIEEKPFSFFPQMLSTERPDRVAANLMEGRIALIYDTSPTAHVMPVNFFTFYQSVDDYNKRWHIGSFFRFIRLFSFFIAIGLPALYIAIVSFHFEVIPFNLILLIKGSLEDIPYPPLFEAMLMELTIELIREASIRLPTRIGTTIAIVGGLVIGDAVVKAGLVSNLMIIVVAITAIAAYIVPSNEMSAAVRIMRFPFMLAAATLGFLGIVFGFMILLFHLCKLYTFGSPYFAPLAPLKIDDLKDAFIRLPFWKQNKRPSDVTPLKSDQDNRTRKWDKN, from the coding sequence ATGACTTTCTTTAAAAAACCCAAAAAATTAAAACAAGTCATGCAAGAAAATAAAGAAGCAAATGAACAATCTGTTCAAAACAGTTCGAATAATGACACTAAAATAGACGCTCAAAACGGTTCTCAAATTGAAAGTAAGGATATTTCCGTAGTAGGACAAATGACAATCGAGGAATTAGTTGAAGAGGTAAAAAAACCTTTTTCAAATACAGAAGATATGGTGACGCATTGGATTACCCTTCCTTCTGACAACACCAAAATTGCTTTCCTATTTCTTGATTCTATTATCGATAAAAGTATTTTGAAGCTGCACATTTTAAATCCATTCTTTGAACTTAAGGAAGACATTGACAAATTATCGTTTGAAGAAATAGCACAAATTGAATTAAAGAAACAAGAGGATTTCACACAAGTACCCCAACTTTTGCTGCAATCGAATGCACTTGTTTTTACAAAAGATACATCTTGCTACTATTCCGTTTTAGCACCAGTAAAGACACAAAGAGACATAAAAGAACCCGATAATGAAGCGATTATTCGAGGTTCTCATGAAGGATTCATTGAAAGTATGACAATGAATCTCGCTCTCATCCGAAAACGGTTAAAATCCCCTAAGCTTACTTTTAAGTATTATAGAGTCGGCAAAGAAACACATACGAATATTGCGATGGCTTTCGTTGAGAATATCGCTAACCCTGATCATGTTAAAGAAGTAGAAAGAAGAATTACTTCCATTGAAGCTGATGCTGTTTATACGCCTGGAAACATAGAAGAGAGTATCGAGGAAAAACCGTTTAGTTTTTTTCCGCAAATGTTAAGTACGGAGCGGCCAGATCGGGTTGCAGCTAATCTTATGGAGGGGAGAATCGCACTCATTTATGATACTTCGCCTACTGCTCACGTAATGCCTGTAAACTTTTTTACTTTTTATCAATCTGTTGACGATTATAATAAGCGGTGGCATATTGGATCGTTTTTTCGTTTCATACGACTTTTTAGTTTTTTTATTGCTATTGGTCTTCCTGCACTCTATATCGCGATCGTTTCTTTTCATTTTGAGGTTATACCGTTTAACCTGATTTTGTTAATCAAAGGATCACTTGAAGATATCCCTTATCCTCCACTTTTTGAAGCAATGCTGATGGAGTTAACGATTGAATTAATACGGGAAGCTTCAATCCGCCTCCCTACTCGGATCGGTACGACCATTGCGATCGTTGGTGGTTTAGTAATCGGAGATGCTGTTGTAAAAGCAGGTCTCGTTTCTAACTTAATGATCATTGTTGTGGCGATTACCGCTATTGCAGCTTATATCGTTCCTTCTAACGAAATGAGTGCTGCAGTGAGAATTATGCGGTTTCCTTTCATGCTTGCAGCTGCTACTTTAGGTTTTCTTGGAATTGTTTTCGGCTTTATGATTTTGCTGTTTCATTTGTGCAAACTTTATACGTTTGGCTCTCCATATTTTGCTCCTTTAGCACCATTAAAGATCGATGACCTAAAAGATGCCTTTATCAGGTTGCCATTCTGGAAACAGAATAAACGTCCAAGCGATGTGACTCCTTTGAAATCAGATCAAGATAACCGCACAAGAAAGTGGGATAAAAATTGA